The segment TTCATTTATCTCGTTGCGTAGGTGCAGCTGATTTAAAGTCGCTACTGTATTTTTAAGCAGGTGAGTTATTTTAGGCAGCAAATCAGCAAATTGATTTTTTAATTCTGGTACTTTTAAAATGGCTGGTGTCCCTTGTGAATATGCACTGGCGATTGTGCGGCTATTAGGTATTGCCATAAGTACTGGTATTTTTTCGCTATTACAATAATCACGCACCTTATTATTACCAATATCGCAACGATTAATTATTACACCAAAAGGTATACCTAACTTGCGAATAGTTTCGACGGCAAGCTGTAAGTCATTTAGACCAAAAGGTGTTGGCTCAGTAACTAACAATACAAAATCACTATCTTTCACAGATTCAATAACCGGGCATGAAGTGCCTGGTGGGGCATCAATGATTATTATTTGTTTTTGTGGAGTCATTGCTAGCAATGAACGGATTACTGGAGGTGCCATTGCTTCACCAACATTCAATTTGCCTTGCAAAAACTCAACTTCACCAGCATATCCTTGCTCGATTGTTCCTATTGCGTTTGGCACTTCTTTAATTGCATTATGCAAACAAGCATAATAACAGCCACCACAGCTATGACAAAGTTTTGGGAAAGTTAAAACCTTATTAGGGAGCACTGCAATAGCTGAGTAACGGCACACCTTACTGCATTCGCCACAAAGAGTACAAACAGAAGTATTTATTTCAGGAATGAGTTGATTTACTTTTTGGTAATTATTTATTTTGGGCTTTAAGAAAATATGACCATTGGGTTCTTCAACATCACAATCAATGTACACAACTTTGTTTTGGGTTTCTGCAAAATACAACGCAAGACTTGTGGCAATTGTGGTTTTACCGGTTCCACCTTTACCGCTAGCTATAGCTATTCGCATTGGCTTGTTTAAGTCAGTCATTTACGATCAACCATTAATTCCAGCATGACTTTCAACATTAGCTGAAGTTGTAGCTTTAAGAACACCGGCTTGATAATTTGCAATTGCTTCAGACACGATACCATTACAACTTGCAATTACGTCAATGTTAGCGGCATTTAATGTTTTATATGCGTTGGGTCCAATATTGCCGGTAATTAATAACTTAGCTCCTTTTATAGCTATTGTTTGTGCGGCTTGAATTCCAGCACCGCCAGAAGAAGAAACGCTAGTATTTTCAATAGCCTCAAAACTCATATCATTTGTCTCAATAATTATAAAATATGAGCAGCGACCAAATCGTGGGTCTATAGTTGCATCTAAGGTCGGCGCAGTGGCAGTAACAGCAATTTTCATTTATTTTTCCTCGGCTTTGGTGTTATTGATAACATTGAAATTTTTTTCAATATTGTCAATTCTAGTGAAGATAGAATTTAGATTTTGCTCAAGTTTAAAAGCTAACTGCTTAAGCTCTTGACTATTTGTGGTTTCACTTTGCAATGGTATTGTAGATTTTTGAGCATTAGCAAAACTAGGATGCCAGTTTGCCTTCATTTGCCAAGCAAATCCATAGCCATAACCTTGCCACCATCTTCGGCGATAACCTATATTATAACCGCGACCATTTCCTCGTCCCCATCCTCTTCTACCTTGCCAACGACCAAAGTCGGCAAATTGATTGGTCATGGTATCAGCAACGTCATTGTTGCTTAGGCAGTTTCCCATACGACGACCGGTCATAGCGCCTTGTCCCATAGGTCCCGTTTGATCTCTTCCTGGCATATGCTTATCCTTTGTTTAAAGTTTTGCTAAGGGTTTGTTGTTTGTTTATGTTTTTTAATTTTTCCCTCGGCGTTGAATGCGATTTTGACATCTGGTTTTGTTACCACCACGACGATTAAGAAAAGCGCGCATGCGATAACGATTTTGACAACAGCCTGGCATTGAGAGTGATGGAGTGTTTAGGGTATTGTTTAAAAAAGCATTGATAACTTGATTGATATCACCTGCGATAAATCCATAGATTATAATGCCATGATCATAAAGTTGTTGGTAGAGTGCTTCTGAAATAGCGCCACAAATTATAGTGTCTACACCTAAAGCTATGAGTTTTTGAATTTTTAGATACGTATTGTTAGGAACAATGGAGACGTTTGTATGTGCGATTATATTTTGATTTTCAATGTCATAAATTGCAACTTTACGACATACGTCAAATACCGGAGAAATACGTCCATCCCATATGCTTACTGCAACTTTGGTGATGCGCCTTTTATTCATTGTGGTAAAGTAAAAGCATTAAACGTGCCAATTAATGAAATTCGTTTTATCATTCAATTAGTTCAATGATTATAGATAGATATATAAGTGTTGATATAATTGTCTATTTTTATACAGTATAAAAAATGCGACTTAACTGATTAATATAGTCTCATTAACGCTACGGTGTATGGAGAATTTTGATTTTAGGTTAGTTTAAATTCTGCTTTTATTGCAGGTGAAATTAGTTTTTTTATTATCCAGCCAAACAAAGTACAGTAACCAACAACAAGCAGGATAATAAATATTTTTATAACTAATATAATTTGTTTAAAAAGGTCTGCCTGTGGATGATCAATGGCGGCGATTTGTCCTAGCATTGACCAGTGGATTGGTAGCATTAACAACTGCAATAAGATCCCAAGAGCTAAGAGGCTAATAAACATAAGGCGCGCCCAATTATAACGCCGCAAAATACCAATTGATGAAATCAGCATTAAGATACATATAGCTAAGAAGCTGCTAGTCCAAAGTTCTAAATGTTGCATTAGCCAAATAAATACTGTTGGCAATTCAATGACCGAAGATACATATTGCATCTGAAGTAAATACGATTTGGCAATGAAGAAATGAATCGTAATATTTTGCACTAATGAGATAAATGTCGCAAATCCCGAGAGCGCGATAAAAATCCATGCGAGCGTGGTAACAAAACGCGAGGGTGGCGCTGAAGGTTGATTAGATGTTGATGAAGAATTCAAGTCATTCATTTTAGTGAATTTTTTTTATAATGTTAGAACGCAGTATGTAATTTTATACAAAGCCTGTAAACAATACAAGTTGGCATTTGTAATCTAAGGTAAATCAATTACTTCAATAGGAATATCATAACCCGAATCTGATGACAAAACCTACGTGTTTTCGCCATTGCCAATCTCTTCATAATAATCGTCTCCCCAGCATTTAACTTGCCCTATTTCAAGAAATATGCAAACGAATCGGCCCCCCCCCGCAGATAATGTTGCCAGGTACTGGTAATATTGGTGGTATTTTTTATGTGTGCTTTCTGTATGATGAGACGATATCGCGCGCTTCACATATCCTTCGCCCCAATGTCCGCTCCACCCGGTGAAGTCGTTTTCAAAACCAGAGTAGAATAAAACTGAGGGATCTTGAGCAAAAACTTTGGCCAACGCTTGCTACCCTGGTTAGTTTGTAGCGCTTACCGCCAGTGAGTGAAATACCGATCACCTTCGCTACGTTTATCCCTATTGCTGAAGCAACACACAATTGTGATGTGCGGGCAAATTCGTGCATCAGTATTTTTGGCTATATCAAAATTGACTCATGAGTATTTTTGGGCGTAGACTAATATACTAATATGAAAAACAATGGGTAAAATAATGATTTTATCGCGTAATCGCTATATATTGCCAGCAATTCGTGATGATCTTAAACACAAAATGGTGTTTGTTGGCGGCCCTCGTCAAATAGGCAAAACTACTATGGCATTGCATCTTTTAGGAGCCAATAGCAATAAATTACCCAATACATATTTAAATTGGGATATAGCTGCACATCGTCAAGCTATTTTACGTAATGAATTACCTCAGGGTAAAATATTAGTTTTTGATGAGATCCATAAATTTGCTCGTTGGCGCAGTTTAATGAAAGGATTTTACGATCAATATAGTTCAACCCGTAGTGCTCTAGTTACTGGCTCAGCTCGTCTTGATCATTACCGCAAGGGCGGTGATTCGCTAATAGGGAGATATCATTATTACAGGTTACATCCATATTCGTTGCGTGAATTGTCAACAAAGCCAACAGCAACTGATTTAGAACAATTGTTAGTTTTCGGTGGGTTTCCTGAGCCGCTAGCGTCAAACTCGCAAAGATCATGGCGACGCTGGCAGCGCGAGCGTATGGCGCGCGTGGTTTATGACGACTTACGTGATCTTGAAAAGGTAGCAGAGTTAAGCTTTATTGAGCTGCTAATAGAGGCATTACCAACACGTATTGGTTCACCACTTTCTCTACAAGCTATAAGAGAAGAGCTGCAAGTATCACATGATTCTATTAGGCGTTGGCTACAAATTCTTGAAAATTTATATGTTTGCTTTCGTATTGCACCTTTTGGAGCGCCACGTATTCGTGCGGTTAAAAAAGAACAAAAACTTTATTTTTGGGATTGGAGTCAGGCGCCAAGTGGGGGGCCACGTTTTGAAAATTTTATTGCCGCGCAATTATTAAAATATTGTCATTATATAGAAGATAGTGAAGGTTATTCTATGGAGTTACGCTTTTTACGTGATACCGACGGGCGCGAAGTGGATTTTGTGGTGGTACAAGACAAAGCGCCACTTTTTGCAGTAGAATGTAAAACCGGCGAGCGTGGGGTATCAAAAGCAGCTCGTTATTTTCGTGAGCGTACGAAAATACCTCGTTTTTACCAGGTGCATTTAGGCAAGCGTGATTTTGGTGACGAGTATAGTGATGTTAGGGTTATACCAGTATGGCGTTGGATTAATGAGTTAAAACTACCGTAAATTTCAGTAAGTTTTGTGGCGCTGTGTGACCTTTTCACTCTGCCAAAATTTTATCCTGCCGTGACGCTAACTTGTTAGCAAAGTATTGACAACGGACATTTGTAGTTGGAACGGTTGCAGAGTTGTTGGAAGTGAAGATTAACATCATATATTCTATCTGGTGTCTTAAGAAGGGCCTCAGACGCCAACATTGCTGGTGCCAGACACCAATGCTGATCACTTAAGGGAAAACTTATATAATTACAGTCTGTTACAGTTGCCCTTGGCCGCGCTTGCAACATCTCGTTCACATTCAGTAGCAGTCTTCGATAGATGCTGTATTTGCAAATAACTTTAAGTGCCGAATAACTGCCGCATTTCTCCTGTTTGCGCATGACGCTCACGAGACGTATGCAGCAGCATTGGTGCTAAACACCCATTGGCTTGGCATTATTATTCAAAATAAGACAAGCCGTGTAACCGGTTTATTGGGGTATTACACTAATAATAATCAAATAGCCCACACCCAGCACCGCAACATCAACAATCGCATGCGAAACATACGATGGCCAAATAGAACGATATCTGAGGTAGAGCCAGCTCCAAATGATCCCACCGACCAAGACACCAAAACTACCCAGTACAACAATCGATAAGGAAAAATATGAACAAAGGATAATTGTGTGATGAATGACAAAGATTACCGCCGACCCAATTACCGCAAGTTGTCCGCCAAGTAGCGTTTCCAATTTTCGAAACATAAACCAA is part of the Deltaproteobacteria bacterium genome and harbors:
- a CDS encoding NifB/NifX family molybdenum-iron cluster-binding protein, with protein sequence MKIAVTATAPTLDATIDPRFGRCSYFIIIETNDMSFEAIENTSVSSSGGAGIQAAQTIAIKGAKLLITGNIGPNAYKTLNAANIDVIASCNGIVSEAIANYQAGVLKATTSANVESHAGING
- a CDS encoding ATP-binding protein, with product MILSRNRYILPAIRDDLKHKMVFVGGPRQIGKTTMALHLLGANSNKLPNTYLNWDIAAHRQAILRNELPQGKILVFDEIHKFARWRSLMKGFYDQYSSTRSALVTGSARLDHYRKGGDSLIGRYHYYRLHPYSLRELSTKPTATDLEQLLVFGGFPEPLASNSQRSWRRWQRERMARVVYDDLRDLEKVAELSFIELLIEALPTRIGSPLSLQAIREELQVSHDSIRRWLQILENLYVCFRIAPFGAPRIRAVKKEQKLYFWDWSQAPSGGPRFENFIAAQLLKYCHYIEDSEGYSMELRFLRDTDGREVDFVVVQDKAPLFAVECKTGERGVSKAARYFRERTKIPRFYQVHLGKRDFGDEYSDVRVIPVWRWINELKLP
- a CDS encoding NifB/NifX family molybdenum-iron cluster-binding protein, with protein sequence MNKRRITKVAVSIWDGRISPVFDVCRKVAIYDIENQNIIAHTNVSIVPNNTYLKIQKLIALGVDTIICGAISEALYQQLYDHGIIIYGFIAGDINQVINAFLNNTLNTPSLSMPGCCQNRYRMRAFLNRRGGNKTRCQNRIQRRGKN
- a CDS encoding DUF5320 domain-containing protein; amino-acid sequence: MPGRDQTGPMGQGAMTGRRMGNCLSNNDVADTMTNQFADFGRWQGRRGWGRGNGRGYNIGYRRRWWQGYGYGFAWQMKANWHPSFANAQKSTIPLQSETTNSQELKQLAFKLEQNLNSIFTRIDNIEKNFNVINNTKAEEK